One window of the Spirochaetia bacterium 38H-sp genome contains the following:
- a CDS encoding NusG domain II-containing protein codes for MDRAFSLQFTVMDIFVVALAFCIVVFSVYSLSLDNSGKKLVHIESEKGSFLYPLDDNREISVSGPLGETLIKIEDGYARIIESPCPDKLCIAMGRISSPGQWVACLPNRIFVRITGQDIERTVDAGSF; via the coding sequence GTGGACAGAGCTTTTTCTCTCCAGTTTACGGTTATGGATATCTTTGTGGTTGCTCTGGCCTTCTGCATTGTTGTGTTCTCCGTATATTCTCTCTCTCTTGATAACTCCGGGAAAAAGCTTGTGCACATAGAGTCAGAAAAAGGCTCATTTCTTTATCCTCTTGATGATAACAGAGAGATATCTGTTTCCGGACCCTTAGGGGAAACTCTTATAAAGATAGAAGACGGTTATGCCCGCATAATAGAATCGCCCTGTCCGGATAAACTTTGCATTGCTATGGGCAGGATAAGCAGCCCTGGCCAGTGGGTTGCCTGCCTGCCTAACCGCATTTTTGTAAGAATCACAGGACAGGACATCGAGAGAACTGTGGATGCCGGTAGCTTCTAA
- a CDS encoding AAA family ATPase gives MSLDSLFLKKFGKFENKGFDFKDFNLFFGKNEAGKSTLADALFCVLADKNPGKTYLGRYESTELSAKGKTGYIDLDALANVFAIRSGSVVMSLDSKSNKGKLARWIQDAVFNNEVNLDKLVDSLAAKVAIDKKNYKAGKDFFKKQTEIMELKQRISQNSAVVENEAKKSSESKKLAEKKHLLEEELVKLKEKENELKQRIEGQRKLDDYKRIRSYLERINKVKNKEAELVSMTNYGSLMREGKDLEERIRELEQEEYRTRLRLEDCEKNMENARRLSEEKRKLISAKKELIAELRDCVLRLRFSTIGGIIGIGILLVGIFLMLPFSGLDSFLSGLLVAIPGGSLFATSFLYGFFYKKTFLSARNLSGKLGQLITELDSEMYGLSSSLREQEERLVGLENEKNKLSGELFLVQTQLTDSRRAYDSWRIKSGVENSSALGERERMANEKRRELDEDRRVLAKLREEYKAGSNEELTTRLMSECDMLEKELPAEELDDMAKKMLNAEYARVQKAIADSESEINSIDISLSRIKGELYSSSNMRLMMQLEQDKKELARLNSELEEMKKDVEAYRIAGSVFSAIRDELASDFGLIVEKMVPYFSAITGDKRDIRIDSLNITDIIVEDATSCDRGISLLSKGTQAAFFLAARLGLAELTADRAGLVEDGVLIFDEPFESLDSMRRKGAIEAIRMFFERHHGWQGFFFTSFEEVRELVISSFPSSFLAVFELEA, from the coding sequence ATGAGTTTGGATAGTCTTTTTTTAAAGAAGTTCGGTAAGTTTGAGAATAAAGGCTTTGATTTTAAAGACTTTAATCTTTTTTTTGGCAAAAACGAGGCAGGTAAGTCAACATTGGCTGATGCACTTTTTTGCGTACTTGCGGATAAGAATCCTGGCAAGACATACCTTGGCCGTTATGAGAGTACTGAGCTTTCTGCAAAGGGAAAGACAGGCTATATAGATCTGGATGCTCTTGCTAATGTGTTTGCAATACGTTCCGGCAGTGTGGTGATGAGCCTAGATAGCAAGAGTAATAAGGGCAAACTTGCCAGATGGATACAGGATGCTGTTTTTAATAACGAAGTCAATCTGGATAAGCTTGTTGATTCTTTAGCTGCTAAGGTTGCAATAGATAAAAAGAATTATAAAGCTGGTAAGGATTTTTTTAAAAAACAGACAGAGATAATGGAGCTTAAGCAGAGGATAAGTCAGAATTCAGCTGTAGTAGAAAACGAAGCAAAAAAATCTTCAGAGTCAAAGAAACTGGCGGAGAAAAAACACCTGCTGGAAGAAGAGCTTGTGAAACTCAAGGAAAAGGAAAATGAGCTTAAGCAAAGGATTGAGGGACAAAGAAAACTTGATGACTACAAGCGCATACGTTCTTATCTTGAAAGGATAAATAAGGTAAAAAATAAGGAAGCTGAGCTTGTTTCTATGACTAACTATGGCAGTTTGATGCGTGAGGGAAAGGATTTGGAAGAACGGATTAGAGAGTTGGAACAAGAAGAGTACAGGACAAGGCTCAGGCTGGAAGACTGCGAGAAGAATATGGAGAATGCTCGGAGGTTGTCAGAAGAAAAGAGAAAGCTGATATCCGCAAAAAAAGAGCTTATTGCGGAGCTGCGCGACTGTGTCTTAAGACTACGTTTTTCCACTATTGGCGGGATTATAGGGATAGGTATCCTGCTTGTTGGTATTTTCCTTATGTTGCCTTTTTCTGGGCTTGATTCTTTTTTATCTGGTTTACTTGTCGCCATACCTGGAGGTAGCCTTTTTGCAACATCATTTTTATACGGTTTTTTTTATAAAAAAACTTTTCTAAGTGCAAGAAATCTATCCGGCAAACTGGGACAGCTTATTACGGAATTGGATAGCGAGATGTATGGACTTTCTTCTTCTCTCAGAGAACAAGAAGAACGACTTGTCGGACTGGAGAATGAAAAAAATAAATTGTCTGGAGAGCTTTTTCTTGTGCAGACACAACTTACCGACTCAAGACGCGCTTATGATTCTTGGAGAATTAAAAGTGGTGTGGAGAACTCATCAGCCCTGGGAGAAAGGGAGCGGATGGCAAATGAGAAAAGGCGGGAGCTGGATGAGGACAGAAGAGTACTTGCCAAGCTCAGAGAAGAATATAAGGCAGGAAGTAATGAGGAGCTTACCACTCGGCTTATGTCAGAGTGTGATATGCTTGAAAAAGAACTCCCTGCCGAAGAATTGGATGATATGGCAAAAAAAATGCTAAATGCTGAGTACGCAAGGGTGCAGAAGGCCATTGCAGACTCTGAGAGTGAAATTAACAGCATTGACATCTCGTTGTCCCGTATAAAGGGAGAGCTTTACAGCTCAAGCAATATGAGGCTGATGATGCAGCTTGAGCAGGATAAGAAAGAACTTGCTAGACTCAATTCCGAGCTTGAAGAGATGAAAAAAGATGTGGAGGCCTATAGAATAGCTGGTTCTGTTTTTTCTGCCATACGGGATGAGCTTGCAAGCGATTTTGGCCTTATTGTGGAGAAAATGGTTCCTTATTTTTCTGCCATAACTGGCGATAAAAGGGACATAAGGATAGATTCTCTTAATATAACGGATATCATTGTAGAAGACGCAACATCCTGTGACAGAGGAATAAGCCTATTGTCCAAAGGAACGCAGGCAGCTTTTTTCCTAGCTGCAAGGCTGGGACTTGCAGAGCTTACCGCGGACAGAGCGGGTCTCGTGGAAGATGGTGTGCTTATCTTTGATGAGCCATTCGAATCCCTTGATAGTATGCGCAGAAAAGGTGCCATTGAGGCCATCCGCATGTTTTTTGAAAGACATCATGGTTGGCAGGGTTTCTTTTTTACAAGCTTTGAAGAGGTAAGGGAGCTTGTTATTTCCTCTTTTCCCTCTTCTTTTCTTGCTGTTTTTGAGTTGGAGGCATAG
- a CDS encoding metallophosphoesterase family protein yields MKNLALLHFADLHVSEKERDYSMSILNEIINAASSCDAIVIAGDLFDSFSDMSALWKPVMGLFASYDRPVIYCAGNHEYLEKGKHSFSEFLPADNVFFVSEPGLSVISPDSLDTEFVVLPFYPGDSSFDAAAVPDFSGKKRVFVSHGTLGGMYEFFSNEDDFAVISPSVLEAVSADYAALGHIHSAFYQKKDGCVLCYPGSSRVWRKGESGKRSCMRVSLGTSVEVERVFLDEAGEWKELSVIAGADDIFSLADTDLSLSDYLTIRLDGIMDNMQAASEFKKKIEELFAGRVRKLDIDDNVDYLSKMSEYRIVKLFLKKMDDIKDKYDKDTWNRALLKGLLELKQELSQ; encoded by the coding sequence CTGCGATGCGATTGTGATTGCAGGTGATTTGTTTGATTCTTTTTCTGATATGAGTGCCTTATGGAAGCCTGTTATGGGGCTTTTTGCTTCTTATGACAGGCCTGTTATCTATTGTGCTGGTAATCATGAGTATCTGGAAAAAGGGAAGCATTCTTTTTCTGAGTTTTTGCCTGCAGATAATGTGTTTTTTGTCAGTGAGCCTGGACTCTCTGTTATAAGTCCTGACAGCCTGGATACGGAGTTTGTTGTTCTTCCTTTCTATCCGGGGGATTCTTCTTTTGATGCTGCGGCTGTGCCGGACTTTTCTGGCAAGAAGCGTGTTTTTGTGTCTCATGGTACTCTTGGCGGGATGTATGAGTTTTTTTCCAATGAGGATGATTTTGCTGTTATTTCTCCTTCTGTCTTAGAGGCTGTGAGTGCGGACTATGCGGCACTGGGACATATTCATTCTGCTTTTTATCAAAAGAAAGATGGTTGTGTGCTTTGTTATCCAGGTTCTTCCCGTGTTTGGCGCAAGGGGGAATCCGGAAAAAGATCATGTATGAGGGTAAGCCTTGGAACTTCTGTGGAGGTAGAGAGAGTTTTTCTTGATGAGGCAGGCGAATGGAAGGAACTTTCTGTTATTGCTGGCGCAGATGATATTTTTTCTCTTGCTGATACAGATCTTTCTCTATCCGATTATCTTACCATAAGGCTGGATGGAATCATGGACAATATGCAGGCTGCTTCTGAGTTTAAAAAGAAGATAGAGGAGCTTTTTGCAGGGAGAGTGAGAAAGCTGGATATAGATGATAATGTGGATTATCTGAGCAAGATGTCGGAGTACAGAATCGTAAAATTGTTTCTTAAAAAAATGGATGATATAAAAGACAAATATGATAAAGACACATGGAATCGTGCCCTTCTAAAGGGCTTGCTTGAGCTAAAACAGGAGCTTTCCCAATGA